ccgtatcctgatcacccagagagatttgaggacagtagacaggtgctgtgtagagagggtctgactgggcgctgttactgggaggtagagtggagtgggagATGGGCTGAtataggagtgacatataaaggaatcagcaggagaggagaggttaatGACTGTTGGCTTGGATGGAATAACAAGTCCTGGAGTCTGTTCTGCTCTGACAACAGTTACTCTGCCTGGCACAATAATAATCCCACCTACATAGACGtcccctcctccagctcccacagagtaggagtgtatctggactggccagccggcactctgtccttctatagagtctcctctgacacactgacccacctgatcacattcacctccacattcactgagcccctctatccagggttttGGGTTTATGATGCCTCAGTGTCAATaataacctgacacacacacacacacacacacacacacacacacacacacacacacacacacacacacacacacacacacacacacacacacacacacacacacacacacacacacacacacacacacac
The sequence above is a segment of the Salvelinus alpinus chromosome 1, SLU_Salpinus.1, whole genome shotgun sequence genome. Coding sequences within it:
- the LOC139539860 gene encoding stonustoxin subunit beta-like; translated protein: YDLTLCRLSGCLVTEEGCASLVSALRSNPSHLRELDLSYNHPGDSGVRLLSAGLEDPHCRLEKLNVEHGGENRMKPGLRKYVCDLTLDPNTVNRHLSLSEENRKVTCRREKQPYPDHPERFEDSRQVLCREGLTGRCYWEVEWSGRWADIGVTYKGISRRGEVNDCWLGWNNKSWSLFCSDNSYSAWHNNNPTYIDVPSSSSHRVGVYLDWPAGTLSFYRVSSDTLTHLITFTSTFTEPLYPGFWVYDASVSIIT